Proteins encoded by one window of Esox lucius isolate fEsoLuc1 chromosome 4, fEsoLuc1.pri, whole genome shotgun sequence:
- the LOC105007429 gene encoding F-box/LRR-repeat protein 12 produces MADFRTSTLDYFPENILIDILSYLGVRELIRTGRVCKRWRRLVKDQRLWRAVDLTAWKGVTSRMLWVLLRQYLGTGLRCLRLRGLLLSARGGAFLSESWLKALSSRCPRLRSLSLLHADLRGLRSCQLLPATLQVLELRGCELPQGFFTQTPPSPEKQAGTASTAAAQQRGRGGLTGKVPASTLGIAIETVVLDNVPSFTDQHLQSLASWEKLSRLELRNVLRVTAEGLRRSAAKETESGLNGLIRLKYLEIGHFGRPGAQLQMASLGLGVGWLGLEELSLGGKEVGPGLLSASRLRDLKRLRLRCCKLREMQVLRSCRTLRELRRLEFCEVFFQVCPKTPEGEGERQGEGEQGREDASDGGDGSNDKLDENDPVPSLRRSLAALLPQCALVFTNCTVTITSD; encoded by the exons ATGGCAGACTTTCGAACTTCTACTCTCGATTACTTCCCagagaacattttaattgatattTTATCATATTTAGGTGTGCGAGAGCTCATTAGAACTGGAag GGTGTGTAAGAGATGGAGACGACTTGTAAAAGACCAAAGACTATGGCGAGCTGTTGATTTGACTGCATGGAAAGGG GTGACATCGCGCATGCTGTGGGTTCTTCTGCGCCAGTATCTGGGCACTGGGCTCCGATGCCTTCGGCTGCGTGGCCTGCTGCTCTCTGCAAGGGGTGGGGCCTTTCTCTCAGAGTCCTGGCTCAAGGCTCTGTCCTCCAGATGCCCCCGTCTACGCAGTCTATCCCTTCTGCATGCAGACCTGAGGGGCTTGCGCAGTTGCCAACTCCTGCCTGCAACCTTGCAGGTCCTAGAATTGCGTGGGTGTGAGCTTCCACAGGGCTTTTTTACACAGACTCCACCTAGTCCTGAGAAACAAGCTGGAACAGCATCGACTGCTGCTGCTCAGCAACGGGGACGGGGCGGTCTGACTGGCAAAGTACCAGCCTCCACATTAGGGATCGCCATTGAGACAGTGGTTCTCGATAACGTGCCCTCCTTCACAGACCAGCACTTGCAGAGTCTGGCATCTTGGGAAAAGCTAAGCCGTCTAGAGCTTCGCAATGTCCTCCGGGTCACAGCAGAAGGCCTGAGGCGCAGTGCTGCCAAAGAGACTGAATCAGGCTTAAATGGGCTCATTAGGCTGAAGTACCTGGAAATTGGGCACTTTGGGCGGCCAGGCGCACAGCTGCAGATGGCCTCACTGGGGCTGGGGGTTGGCTGGCTGGGCCTAGAGGAGCTAAGCCTGGGCGGTAAGGAGGTTGGACCAGGCCTGCTTTCTGCCAGCCGTCTGAGGGACCTAAAGCGGCTGCGCCTGAGATGCTGCAAGTTGAGAGAGATGCAGGTGCTACGGAGCTGCAGGACATTGCGTGAGCTGCGCAGGTTGGAATTCTGTGAGGTGTTCTTCCAGGTTTGCCCGAAGACACCTGAGGGGGAaggggagaggcagggagaaggGGAGCAGGGGAGGGAAGATGCCTCAGATGGTGGGGACGGGAGCAACGATAAACTGGACGAGAATGACCCCGTGCCAAGCCTTCGCCGTTCCCTTGCTGCTCTCCTGCCACAGTGTGCACTTGTGTTTACCAACTGCACTGTAACAATAACCTCAGACTAG